Proteins co-encoded in one Octopus sinensis linkage group LG6, ASM634580v1, whole genome shotgun sequence genomic window:
- the LOC115213093 gene encoding SRR1-like protein isoform X1 yields the protein MTDDFQLVVRPKRRQKFRKAKQFKDGIISFGSSLTPESQESKQSILQKLQKCRNEIELSDFYTKFQEILVKKISECFLSCHYEELMTATDCGVSNETFGEISPEHNTSLEETFKHLLSLQDDTSSLGHQGLPKDESSSQLKMEECITQLAQLKLELVAYGVGHFAECKIAQYQLALMMAICDQFKLSLYQCYTYDPVWSDIEKSVIHSIGVSLVSKNEEGKRSCLSNKLTLFLMPHCGTALYNNLLWANWNPSQLRNLIIIGNSFQNLVDRHSDKDLQEKAAYIYKIYPATEEIALSNTFVYSDIFNDTSIHCFPMKNLKKLPEDLWLDRSEPNYNLSDIEIIVNK from the exons ATGACCGATGATTTCCAACTAGTTGTTCGACCCAAAAGGCGCCAGAAATTTCGCAAAGCTAAACAGTTCAAAGATGGTATTATTAGCTTTGGAAGTTCCCTCACACCTGAGTCTCAGGAATCGAAACAGTCTATcctacaaaaattacaaaaatgcaG GAATGAAATAGAACTCTCGGACTTCTACACCAAATTCCAAG AAATTCTGGTGAAGAAGatttctgaatgttttctgtcttgTCATTATGAAGAGTTAATGACTGCAACAGACTGTGGTGTTTCTAACGAGACTTTTGGAGAAATTTCTCCTGAACACAATACAAGTCTGGAAGAGACCTTCAAACATCTGTTGAGTTTGCAAGATGACACCTCATCTCTTGGGCATCAAGGCCTCCCAAAAGATGAATCTTCTTCCCAGTTAAAAATGGAAGAATGTATAACACAATTGGCTCAGCTTAAACTTGAACTTGTGGCTTATGGTGTTGGACATTTTGCCGAGTGTAAAATCGCACAGTACCAGTTGGCATTGATGATGGCTATATGTGACCAGTTTAAG CTGTCATTGTATCAATGTTATACATATGATCCAGTTTGGTCAGACATTGAGAAGTCTGTGATACACAGCATTGGTGTCTCTCTGGTCTCCAAAAATGAA GAAGGGAAGAGAAGCTGTCTGTCCAACAAGCTAACTCTGTTTTTGATGCCCCACTGTGGTACTGCATTGTACAACAATTTACTCTGGGCCAACTGGAACCCTTCACAGCTAAGAAATCTAATCATTATTGGTAACAGTTTCCAAAATCTTGTTGACAG gcACTCTGATAAAGATCTACAAGAAAAagctgcatatatttataaa ATATATCCAGCCACTGAAGAGATTGCTCTGTCTAATACCTTTGTTTATTCTGACATCTTCAACGATACATCCATACATTGTTTCCCAATGAAAAACTTGAAGAAACTTCCAGAAGATTTGTGGCTAGACAGATCAGAACCAAATTATAATTTATCagatattgaaattattgtaaataaatga
- the LOC115213093 gene encoding SRR1-like protein isoform X2 — MVLLALEVPSHLSLRNRNSLSYKNYKNAEILVKKISECFLSCHYEELMTATDCGVSNETFGEISPEHNTSLEETFKHLLSLQDDTSSLGHQGLPKDESSSQLKMEECITQLAQLKLELVAYGVGHFAECKIAQYQLALMMAICDQFKLSLYQCYTYDPVWSDIEKSVIHSIGVSLVSKNEEGKRSCLSNKLTLFLMPHCGTALYNNLLWANWNPSQLRNLIIIGNSFQNLVDRHSDKDLQEKAAYIYKIYPATEEIALSNTFVYSDIFNDTSIHCFPMKNLKKLPEDLWLDRSEPNYNLSDIEIIVNK; from the exons ATGGTATTATTAGCTTTGGAAGTTCCCTCACACCTGAGTCTCAGGAATCGAAACAGTCTATcctacaaaaattacaaaaatgcaG AAATTCTGGTGAAGAAGatttctgaatgttttctgtcttgTCATTATGAAGAGTTAATGACTGCAACAGACTGTGGTGTTTCTAACGAGACTTTTGGAGAAATTTCTCCTGAACACAATACAAGTCTGGAAGAGACCTTCAAACATCTGTTGAGTTTGCAAGATGACACCTCATCTCTTGGGCATCAAGGCCTCCCAAAAGATGAATCTTCTTCCCAGTTAAAAATGGAAGAATGTATAACACAATTGGCTCAGCTTAAACTTGAACTTGTGGCTTATGGTGTTGGACATTTTGCCGAGTGTAAAATCGCACAGTACCAGTTGGCATTGATGATGGCTATATGTGACCAGTTTAAG CTGTCATTGTATCAATGTTATACATATGATCCAGTTTGGTCAGACATTGAGAAGTCTGTGATACACAGCATTGGTGTCTCTCTGGTCTCCAAAAATGAA GAAGGGAAGAGAAGCTGTCTGTCCAACAAGCTAACTCTGTTTTTGATGCCCCACTGTGGTACTGCATTGTACAACAATTTACTCTGGGCCAACTGGAACCCTTCACAGCTAAGAAATCTAATCATTATTGGTAACAGTTTCCAAAATCTTGTTGACAG gcACTCTGATAAAGATCTACAAGAAAAagctgcatatatttataaa ATATATCCAGCCACTGAAGAGATTGCTCTGTCTAATACCTTTGTTTATTCTGACATCTTCAACGATACATCCATACATTGTTTCCCAATGAAAAACTTGAAGAAACTTCCAGAAGATTTGTGGCTAGACAGATCAGAACCAAATTATAATTTATCagatattgaaattattgtaaataaatga